The following proteins are encoded in a genomic region of Alosa alosa isolate M-15738 ecotype Scorff River chromosome 10, AALO_Geno_1.1, whole genome shotgun sequence:
- the LOC125302159 gene encoding src-like-adapter 2 isoform X1, with translation MTIVIPICSLQTFITWIIILPYSQEARTGIHTDKQKSIMGDLPSKRRRPSSTSSTEDPGSYGGQENTTGGQTGFSVALYNFPHDGPAANTICIGDRLTIISDVGDMWKVKVGSTGKDSYIPKTYVAKVVNKWQYKGISRAKAEELLLRPQNQSGSFMIRHSQTAKGSYSLSVVQGRGSGLVVRHYRIHCLLNGWFYVFTTHTFPSLSRLVDHYSDSVDGLCCLLTKPCHIQDSTSSTVPIPAPVFVRKPTFNWKRAKRSMIFPKEEEEEGNSEDSPFSEGLREAMNSYLFMSQEEPLDSEDCDTANVSH, from the exons ATGACAATTGTGATTCCTATATGCTCTTTGCAGACCTTTATCACATGGATAATAATATTACCATATAGCCAAGAGGCACGTACAGGcatccacacagacaaacagaagagCATCATGGGAGATTTGCCCAGCAAACGCAGAAGGCCATCCAGCACGTCCAGCACAGAGGACCCAGGCAGCTATGGTGGACAGGAAAACACAACAG GTGGCCAGACTGGCTTTTCTGTGGCCCTATATAATTTTCCTCATGACGGTCCAGCAGCTAACACTATCTGTATTGGTGACAGACTAACCATTATATCAGA tgttggCGATATGTGGAAGGTAAAAGTGGGATCAACGGGCAAAGACAGCTACATCCCCAAAACATATGTCGCCAAAGTAGTGAACAA ATGGCAGTATAAAGGCATCAGCCGAGCTAAGGCAGAAGAGCTTCTACTTAGACCTCAGAACCAGTCGGGCTCCTTTATGATCCGGCACAGTCAGACCGCCAAAG gcTCTTATTCACTGTCTGTGGTGCAAGGGCGAGGCTCAGGTCTTGTAGTCAGGCACTACCGGATCCATTGCTTACTCAACGGCTGGTTCTACGTGTTTACCACTCACACCTTTCCCTCCCTCAGCCGGTTGGTTGACCACTACTCTG ATTCCGTAGACGGATTATGCTGCTTGCTGACAAAGCCTTGCCACATACAAGACTCAACCTCCTCCACAGTACCCATACCAGCCCCTGTGTTTGTCAGAAAACCCACCTTTAACTGGAAGAGAGCAAAAAG ATCCATGATATTTcccaaagaggaggaggaggaggggaactCTGAGGATAGCCCTTTCAGCGAAGGACTTCGAGAGGCCATGAACTCCTATCTCTTCATGTCTCAGGAAGAGCCACTGGACAGCGAGGACTGTGACACAGCAAACGTCAGCCATTAG
- the LOC125302159 gene encoding src-like-adapter 2 isoform X2, giving the protein MGDLPSKRRRPSSTSSTEDPGSYGGQENTTGGQTGFSVALYNFPHDGPAANTICIGDRLTIISDVGDMWKVKVGSTGKDSYIPKTYVAKVVNKWQYKGISRAKAEELLLRPQNQSGSFMIRHSQTAKGSYSLSVVQGRGSGLVVRHYRIHCLLNGWFYVFTTHTFPSLSRLVDHYSDSVDGLCCLLTKPCHIQDSTSSTVPIPAPVFVRKPTFNWKRAKRSMIFPKEEEEEGNSEDSPFSEGLREAMNSYLFMSQEEPLDSEDCDTANVSH; this is encoded by the exons ATGGGAGATTTGCCCAGCAAACGCAGAAGGCCATCCAGCACGTCCAGCACAGAGGACCCAGGCAGCTATGGTGGACAGGAAAACACAACAG GTGGCCAGACTGGCTTTTCTGTGGCCCTATATAATTTTCCTCATGACGGTCCAGCAGCTAACACTATCTGTATTGGTGACAGACTAACCATTATATCAGA tgttggCGATATGTGGAAGGTAAAAGTGGGATCAACGGGCAAAGACAGCTACATCCCCAAAACATATGTCGCCAAAGTAGTGAACAA ATGGCAGTATAAAGGCATCAGCCGAGCTAAGGCAGAAGAGCTTCTACTTAGACCTCAGAACCAGTCGGGCTCCTTTATGATCCGGCACAGTCAGACCGCCAAAG gcTCTTATTCACTGTCTGTGGTGCAAGGGCGAGGCTCAGGTCTTGTAGTCAGGCACTACCGGATCCATTGCTTACTCAACGGCTGGTTCTACGTGTTTACCACTCACACCTTTCCCTCCCTCAGCCGGTTGGTTGACCACTACTCTG ATTCCGTAGACGGATTATGCTGCTTGCTGACAAAGCCTTGCCACATACAAGACTCAACCTCCTCCACAGTACCCATACCAGCCCCTGTGTTTGTCAGAAAACCCACCTTTAACTGGAAGAGAGCAAAAAG ATCCATGATATTTcccaaagaggaggaggaggaggggaactCTGAGGATAGCCCTTTCAGCGAAGGACTTCGAGAGGCCATGAACTCCTATCTCTTCATGTCTCAGGAAGAGCCACTGGACAGCGAGGACTGTGACACAGCAAACGTCAGCCATTAG
- the trpc4apa gene encoding transient receptor potential cation channel, subfamily C, member 4 associated protein a — protein MATQLGSESPCKGARRKSRNGNIITNIRQCQITGQGFSRGTQLPEALLQERDKLAKWHGIPVLLQGLHESSHLNSDFTHTRSVLKELSSLLSMEAMSFVTEDRKTVQESSFPNTYTFDLFGGVDLLVEILMRPTLTALKKKPKMNDDLVKDCLSVLYNCCICTEGVTKSLAARDDFVLFLFTLMTNRKTFLQTATLIEDILGVKKEMIQLEDIPNLCGLVQSFDQQQLANFCRILSVTISEPDLGNDDKHTLLAKNAQQKRNASPSSAELNQVTLLNIPGFIERLCKLATRKVSEAPGASSFLRELEDWYSWLDNVMVLDAFMLMATDEAELSSTESSDDGSLVASPLRHRLPQSMKTVHEIMYKVEVLYVLCVLLMGRQRNMVHKMLAEFRLIPGLNNLFDKLIWKYPPTNHVVHGQNENCDCSPEISFKIQFLRLLQSFSDHHENKYLLLNSQELNELSAISLKANIPEVEALVNTDRSLVCDGKKGLLTRLLTVMKREPPDSSFRFWQARAVESFLRGATSYADQMFLLKRGLLEHILFCIIDSGCKSRDVLQSYFDLLGELMKFNIDAFKRFNNYVNTDEKFQMFLTQINSSLVDSNMLVRCIVLSLDRFESQTGDVKVVEVLSECALLSYMARVENRLSFLFRLVNIINVQTLTQENVSCLNTSLVILMLARRRAKLPFYLGVLREKEYAEKYPGCLLNNFHNLLRFWQHHYLNKDKDSTCLENSSCIPFSFWKETVSVLLEQDRTSPCAIASYIDEPYMDLDQDLLED, from the exons ATGGCGACGCAATTGGGGTCTGAGTCCCCTTGTAAGGGGGCAAGACGAAAGAGCCGTAATGGGAATATAATCACAAATATCAGACAGTGCCAGATCACAGGACAAGGATTTAGTCGAGGGACTCAG CTCCCTGAGGCTCTGCTGCAGGAGAGAGACAAGCTGGCCAAATGGCACGGTATCCCAGTGCTCCTGCAGGGCCTGCACGAGAGTAGCCACCTCAACAgcgacttcacacacacgcgcagcgtgctcaag GAGCTGTCTTCCCTGCTGTCCATGGAGGCCATGTCTTTTGTGACGGAGGACAGGAAGACGGTTCAGGAGTCCTCCTTCCCCAACACGTACACCTTCGACTTGTTCGGTGGGGTAGAC CTGCTGGTGGAAATTCTGATGCGACCTACCCTCACCGCGCTGAAGAAGAAGCCTAAGA TGAATGACGACCTGGTGAAAGACTGCCTTAGTGTTCTTTACAACTGCTGTATCTGT ACGGAAGGGGTGACCAAAAGCCTGGCGGCGCGGGACGACTTTGTGCTGTTCCTCTTCACACTGATGACCAATAGGAAGACATTTCTACAGACTGCCACCCTCATTGAGGACATACTCGGTGTCAAAAAG GAGATGATCCAGCTGGAGGACATCCCCAACCTGTGTGGCCTGGTCCAGAGCTTCGACCAGCAGCAGCTGGCCAACTTCTGCCGCATCCTCTCGGTCACCATCTCTGAGCCAGACCTCGGCAACGACGACAAGCACACGCTCCTGGCCAAGAACGCCCAGCAGAAACGCAACGCCAGCCCCTCTAGCGCTGAGCTGAACCAGG TGACATTGCTGAACATCCCTGGCTTCATCGAGCGGCTGTGTAAGCTGGCCACGCGGAAGGTGTCCGAGGCCCCGGGGGCTTCCAGTTTCCTACGGGAGCTGGAGGACTGGTACAGCTGGCTGGACAATGTGATGGTGCTGGACGCCTTCATGCTCATGGCCACAGATGAGGCCGAGCTCTCCAGCACAG AGTCCTCGGACGATGGCAGTTTGGTGGCGAGCCCCCTGCGGCACCGCTTGCCCCAGTCCATGAAGACGGTGCATGAGATCATGTACAAGGTGGAGGTGCTCtacgtgctgtgtgtgctgctcaTGGGACGACAGAGGAACATG GTGCACAAAATGCTGGCAGAGTTCCGTCTTATTCCAGGACTCAACAACCTGTTTGACAAACTCATCTGGAAATACCCACCCACCAACCATGTGGTACATGGGCAGAACGAGAACTGTGACTGCAGCCCG GAAATCTCCTTCAAGATTCAGTTCCTCAGGCTCCTGCAGAGCTTCAGCGATCACCACGA aaaCAAATATCTGTTGCTGAACAGCCAGGAGCTGAATGAACTGAGTGCCATCTCTCTGAAGGCAAACATTCCTGAGGTGGAGGCCCTGGTCAATACAGACAG gagtctagTGTGTGATGGCAAAAAAGGCCTCCTCACCCGTCTGCTCACAGTCATGAAGAGAGAGCCGCCTGACTCCTCCTTCAG gttttgGCAGGCGAGAGCCGTGGAGAGTTTCCTAAGGGGAGCTACTTCCTACGCTGACCAGATGTTCTTGCTCAAGAGAGGCCTGCTGGAG CACATCCTGTTCTGCATTATCGACAGTGGCTGTAAGTCCAGGGACGTGTTGCAGAGCTACTTCGACCTGCTGGGGGAGCTCATGAAGTTCAACATCGACGCCTTCAAGCGCTTCAACAACTACGTAAACACAGACGAGAAG tTCCAGATGTTTTTGACGCAGATCAACAGCTCTCTGGTGGACTCCAACATGCTGGTGCGCTGCATTGTGCTTTCTCTGGACCGCTTCGAGAGCCAGACGGGGGATGTAAAAG tggtGGAGGTGCTCTCAGAGTGCGCTCTCCTTTCCTACATGGCCAGGGTGGAGAACCGGCTGTCCTTCCTCTTCCGACTGGTCAACATCATCAATGTgcagacactcacacag GAGAACGTGAGCTGCCTGAACACCAGCCTGGTGATCCTGATGCTGGCGCGGCGGCGGGCCAAGCTGCCCTTCTACCTGGGCGTGCTGCGGGAGAAGGAGTACGCCGAGAAGTACCCCGGCTGCCTGCTCAACAACTTCCACAACCTGCTGCGCTTCTGGCAGCACCACTACCTCAACAAGGACAAGGACAGCACCTGTCTGGAGAAT agcTCCTGCATTCCCTTCAGCTTCTGGAAGGAGACTGTGTCTGTGCTCTTAGAGCAGGATAGGACTTCTCCCTGTGCCATAGCCAGCTACATCGACGAGCCTTACATGGACCTAGACCAGGACCTGCTAGAGGATTAA